The Pyrus communis chromosome 5, drPyrComm1.1, whole genome shotgun sequence region AgttcttttgtgataaaatttaCACCTAGTAATAGATGGTAGGCAACACCTAGTAATGATAAACCCCACACCCAGTAATGATAGGCCTAAAAAGTGTCGTGGTATTACTGTCAAAGCATGTTATTCGTTTGACACGAAAAATTGTGTCTACTTTGGCATAATAAATGAGTTATTGGTTTTGTCATCCCACCCCTAGGAAATAAACAGAATGTTACATACCATGCTATGCAAGTCTTAAATCATTAAAGAAGGTAACCAACCATCAACTGCTAAATCACGAAGTCAACAAACATATGATTCAAAACCAGTCTCCCCAGcattttctataaaattttagtttatcgaccaaaaagtaattaaatttttagttttacatgCTAGTGGAATACATGTAACATGAGTAAAAGTGAAAAGATTAAAATAAGAAGGCAAGTGACAAGTGCAAGCACTCCCCTTTGTACTTAATCAAAGCTCAATAATAATGTCATATCCTAACACAGATCAACTGAAACAATTATTCTATGAAGAAGCTCCAAGCAAGTGATGAGTGCAAAGCCCAGCGTCCTAGTGCACCAAATAACGGGCTTCGTATTATTAGTCATATCCGGTACTTTACAAGGCATGCCAAGTGAGGCTatagtgtgctgattcatgggCAGCAACATACATCTGAGTAGGGGATTGCGACAAAGTGACCCAATTTCTCGCTTCATAATTTTACATTGTGCAGTGTCTAGGAAACGTAATGTACAGGTATTCAAGCAAGCAGGGCCATGAGGCAGTACGCAACGAACCCACACTCTTCAACGCATCCGCGCTGTGTCTACCTGAGGATTAAAGTGAAAGTAAAAGATGAGAAAATCATGCCGCCGTATTCAAACCACACCAGTATATGAAAACCATCATCCTCGGGTTGGGTGGGGTTACCTTTTTTGATGCAGGAGAATCATATCCATGCCGGATAGGCAGAGCCACAGAGCGGCATTCAAGGACTGCTGCTTGTAATTTTGGTTGCCTCAGATAGCCACGTCTTTGCAATTCCACAGAATGCACAGAAATAAGTCATTCCCATCACAAACTGTCCAGGTGTTGTCGAAGACAGATTCCGCTTGggagttttcaattttaaaaaactagagtaaaaagaaacaagaaaataaaaaatgagattTCGAGTGAATTGGAAGTTCAGGAATGTTTTAGCACCCAACAAAAGGGTGcacaaaatcaattaaaacaagtTTTCAGCAACCTTTTTAATCAAATATATAATAGAACAAAAGTAACAATTACCTCTAAAAGTTTCACTGAACTTAAAAAATTGGAGAGCATTTCCCACATCCTCAGCAGCTAATGGCGGCCTGAGGTAGGGGAAGCTCAAGATCAACCTCTCTGCTCTCAATGCTGCGTTCCTTGACCCTGCGACACCCTCCTGCAGCCTTGCCCTTGCTCTTGCCCTTGGCATTATTCTGATTCACAGCAGCAGCACCATCTCTGCTGCATTACAAGTTTCCATCAACTCGTCCTGCTTTGCTGCATCCCAGTACTTCACATCATGGCTCTGATCAAGGGTGTTCTCCTTCCCTCGTTTGCTAGGTGAATCAGCACACATTGCCTGCCAAAACTTGAGACCATAAGCCCtcctaaacaaaattaaaaccaacCAACAACAATATCAATATGCATTCTCAAAGAAAAAACTATAATCAATAGCACCATCTCTGCTGCCAAAAACAACCTCTTGAGTCTCAATAGTCCCGGGCCATTCCTTGACTTTACAATGCTTTCTGAACGCCTTGGCATTGACATTCTTATTGCTCACAGCAGCAGCACCATCTCTACCGCCATTACAAATTTCCATCAACTCTTCCTGCTTTGTTTTCATAGTTTCCTGCTCATCAAATTCAGAGATGCATCCAAGTTCATATCTTTGCTTCCACCAAGAGACTTCTCCATCCCTCGTTTTCTTGGTGAACCAACACCGGTTACCTATCAAAACTCGAGGGCATAAACCCGCTTGAACGTCACTAAAACCTTGCTTGAATCCATACATTTTTTGCGGCAAACCATCCTTGCTTTCGACATCCATCTCCCCTTGTTTCTTCGGCTTGAACATACTTGAAGGGATTGCTCATATTTTATTAGATTCCAATTGTAGTCGCATGTCACCACACATATAGAAAACATACCTTTTTGTCCTGATACAACTCAAGGGATAGCTCATAACATCCCCAATGATAGAGCAAAATGCTGTAATCTCTCAGTTCCTTTGGATCACTTCATAGGCTGTGACAATGGGCACAATCTCAGATTAAAATCGTTTTCTATAAGGAGAGTATGTAGACATTCCAACAAAAATTCATGGAGGGTATGTGCACAGTTAATGCAGTGAAAGAAGACAGCTTTACCTTCAGATCGATGCGTTCTCCCAGTTCATTTCCACATCAAGATGCGAAAATCCTGTTTCTTCTCATATCTGTTTCGATAGGATGCCAACACAagtgcttttctttttcatacccCAGCTCAACATGTATGAATACTGCTAAATTCAAATATGGTGAAATTATAAACGATCGAATTGATCTTAGAAAACAAGCAAATGGTTCTTAAAATGAAACCTAATTGGTGCAGCTTCTTAAATAATTCcagctaataaaaagattgaattAGCATCAGCTTATACATGAGCTATTCATTATATTACGTCACAGTTAACAAGTGGactttttctttaaattgatgAATGTAATCAGCGTGTCTCTGACTACACCGTCTCGCTTTATCTCaattaaaagggaaaaaaaaagttggttatTTATGAACTTTTCAGAAACAAAAGTGAAATGGAACTCAATTTTTATCATCTGCAGTGTTCAACATAAGAAATATCATTCCTGTGAAATGTGTAGTGCAGCAACCACCCACCTGCTCTAGTAACATAATGGACAGAATTCCAACGATGGCAAGCATGAGGGCGGTGCTCCATAGAAACCTGgctctcattttgttttgtggtCATCGTCACCCATTCTCACTTCAACAGAGATATGTATGTACACAAACATATCAGCACCCACCCGAAGATGGCAGCAACATGAAGAGAAGATGAAAAGGAATGCTGCTTGTATTGAAAATAAAGCAATATATGAGTAAAATATCATTCATGGGGTTACCTATCcaattgaaggagaatcatattcaTGCTACACTGCGGGACAACCATTCATGGACAGCTAATTGATGGATGTCAAAATCATTGGCCTTAGATAATCCAATCTTTACAGTTCCACAGTTTGCTATCTGCATCAGCAAAGCTGATGAACACGTTAGTGACATAATTTTGCCCTGAAAGCATAGTTGAATTTCAGTGTTAACATTTGACTAGTATATAAGCCTAGATGATTAAAGACAAATTCTACAGATAAGGTGCAACATATTTACAAAAGCATTAGGAATAATGCCTTCACATTTTCCCTACTTTTCCCATTTTATCATCCCAATCAAACTCTGAAAGTGGGAACAAAATTTTGGAACCAGTTTTCCTGAATTGCTTATTCCTAAAATATTGAGCAAACAACTCCCGCatagaaattcaaatttaacttgtgatgaaagaaaaatatatcaaagtccaagaaTTAGGGGCAAAGAAAAGATCTCGTGGAGTTTTACCTTCATGTGGTTTCACACACTTCCATTCATCATCAAATTGAAAAAATGTTTGTTTCTTCTCATTGATAGTGAATGCAAATGTCAACTCGAGCGCATTCCTTTTTCATAACTTGTCTCAGAAAGATACCTTAAATTCAAAGTTGAAGATACTATAAATTAATGAGTGATCTAAGAAAACAAGCATATGTCTTAGTCGAACCTAATAAGCACTTCTTcaaattaattccagttgttaCGCATTCCAAGTTTGACAATCTGAATCTTTTCCTTATCATAAGATGAATATGAATTCTACCACACTCAAATCACATCAGTATGAGTCTATGAGAAAGGGAAAACATCATCCAGGGTTACCTCATCGCCCATGCAGGAGAATCATATTCATGATGACAGATAGCCATAGCACGATTCGACGACTAGTAATTCATTTAAGAAAACACGTGTTGCTTTGGGATGCTATTGTCCTGAAATATAAAGAAGCATATTTTTTAAAGGGTTGCGTAGTTGAATTAAACAATTAGAAACTCACAGTATAGATGACAGTCAACAATTGAAGAGACACTTTTACAGAATCTGAATCTTGGCTATGGAATGAAATCTGTTGCTACAACAGCAAGCCACCTAGTCTAGTAAACATAATGTACAGGTATGCAAACCAGCTCTATACATTACAAGCAAGCACAGCCATGAGGCAACACGCAACGAACCCACACACTCTTCAACACATCCGTGCTGTGTCCACCTGAAGATTAAAGTTTAATTGAAAGATGAGAAAATCATGCCGCCATGTTCAAACCACACCAGCATGTGAAAACCATCATACTCAGGTGGGGTTACCTTTTCCAATGCAGGAGAATCATATTCATGCCGGATGGGCAGAGGCAGAGCCACTGAGTGGCATTCAAGGACTACAATTTGTTGTAATTTTGGTTTCCTCAGATAATCATGTCTTTCCATTTCCACAGAACGCACATAAATAAGTCACGCCCATCACATTCTCCTGAAAATTTCAAGaaacatttttctttaaaggaaaaagaaaacagaacaaGAAAGCGATGCAGTATGCTGGGCCTAAACAATTCAATAGAAATTTCTGCAGATCCATGTGAAAAAATTTTACTCCTCTGCCCTGTTCCTTTTATTTAGTAATTGAACTCTGAAACTTTGAAAAGAATTCAACGGGATCGCCCAGTCTCTTTAAATCTTTGATAGGGGGATGAAACAGGATACTCCTCCGCTTTACATCATTAAAGTTATGAACCAGCACcatttatgtgtgtgtgtgtgtgtattgtgcAACAAAAAATATGGTGAGACAACTAAAAATGGATAACTataaaaatgaaggaaaaatctCTATGTAGATTTTATGTAGAAAAGTTGACGCAATcaatataacaaataaaagataaagtacCTGACATTAGAGAGTTGAGAGTGCAATGAGAAGCAAAAGTTTtggtgtgagagagagagagagagatcgtaTCATGATGACTTTGTCATCTATCTTTACGCAAGGAATATGAGCTATCTTTCTCCAttcttttcccttcttgttcTCATACCTCTTCTTCAGAGAGGGGCATCTGGTGATATTCAGGAAAGAAAAAGCTGTCGGAAAACCCTGTTTTGGCAGGAAGTCGAGACTATCACACCTTCCATTATATAGCTTTTGAAGAGAAGTGAGGTGTTGAAGTCCATTTCTGTCAAAAGATTTCAGACTTGATAGATAAGAGATTGCAAGAGTGTGAAGAGTGGTACGAAGCAGCTGTTCCTTGAGCAACGTCTTCAACACATCCTCGCTGCTGATCTGAAATCTTCGAAGGGAGATAAGTAGTTGCAAACCCCAGTTCTCCACAGAAGGCCTCAGTTTCTCACAATCTCTGTTATGAAATGTTTCTAGGTTAGGAGGAAAACCCCTCACCAAATGACACAAGATTTGGAAGATCCCAGGTGCTCAATTTTTGAAGGGTGGTGCGGGCATGCATATGTTTGGGCAATAACTTCATATTATCGATCCCCAGCTCCGATATGAAGTTTTTGCTATCGCATCCCCTTTACGTTGGTCAATCTTTCATTTTGCTCCCCAATCCATCCCCTCGGTGTCCTGGAGGAAAGACCGAAAAGATCTTGTAACTTGAAATGCAGAAAACAGGAcaattacaaaattataatttgcATAATATGTATCTTCTACTTACTTTGTGTTAAGAGCCTCATCACAGAGGAAATTTAAAAGCTTAAGGCATCATATCCATCCACGCCTCCACTAAAACACTCTGCGGGCAGGCTCTTTCAACTTTAGCTGCCAAATTCAACCACTTAAGTCTCAATGTTCCTGGCCCACTCCTTGACTTTACGATGCTTTCTCACTGCCTTGCCATTGAAATCCTTATTGCTCATAGCAGCAGCACCATCTCTGCTGCCATAACAAATTTCCATCAGCTCTTCCTGCTCAAGTAACATAATTTACTGACTTCCAACAAGCGCAAGCATGAGGGCAGTGCTCCAAAAAAACCTGGCTCTCATTTTTGTTCTGTGGTCATCGTCACCCGTTCTCACTCCAACAGCCATGGCACGATTCGACAACTAGTAATTTATGTAAGCAAACACATGTTGCACTTGGATGATATTGTCCTGAAATTTAAAGGGCCATGTTTTTGTATGAGTAGCGTAGTTgaattaaacaattaaaaactgACTGattgactaattaattaaactaagtaAAAGTATAGATGACGGTAAACAATTGAAGAGAAACTTTTACAGAATTTGAATCTTGCCTATGGAATGAACATGGCGCTATGCACGTACCTGCCTTTGACTTGAGGCCTCAAATGATGAATTGATCATCTATCTTGATCAAAGGAATGTGAGCTATCTTGCTCCACTCTTGTCCCGTCTTCTTCCGACACCTCGTCTCCAGGGAAGAACACTCTTCGATGCTCAGAAACGAGAGCGATGCCGGCAAACCCTCTTTTGGCAGGAATTCGAGACTATCACATCTTGTAATTTCGAGCTCTTGAAGAAAAGTGAGGTGTTGAAGTCCCTTTCCCTCCAAAGATTTCAGATTTTTCATTCCACGGATTTGGAGAATGTGAAGAGTGGTAGGGAGCAGCTGTTCCTTGAGCACCGCCTCCAACAGTTCCTCGCTCCTCCAGATCCCAAATGTTCGAAGGGAGACAAGTCGTTGCAAACCCCAGTACTCCACTGAAGGCCTCAGTTTCTCACAACCATCGATGTCAAATGATTGTAGGTTGGGAGGCAAACCCCCTTCTGCAAATGACTCAACATTTGGAAGATAGTATATCGCCAAGTATCCAAGGGCGGTGAGGGTGTGTATTCGGTCGGGCAATAACTTCAAATTCTCGCATCCCCAGACTCTAAAATGAGCCAGTTTAGGAGTGGGCAATCCCCCGTGGGGAAAAGAGAGCAGATTTGGACAATTACGAATAAAGAGAAGGTCGAGATGAGTGAGATTTTCATCATCAGCTCCTTCTCCAACGGCAAGGGATTCTAGATTTTTACTGCCCCTGATATCAAGATATGAAAGTTTGGGGAAAACGCCCAGCGGGAAGGACCTCAGTGAATCACAGCTGTCCCTCAATTCCAAATCTTGAAGGGATGTCAATTTGGCCATCATCTCATGAGATAGGAATTCTAATCTCCTGCAATTTTTTATTCTAAGAAATGTCAGCGAAGTGGGTAGACCATTTCTCGGGAACGACAAGAGTGACGCGCAGTTAACGAGACTCAATCTTCCAAGACAACTGCTCAAGTGCGGCCGCAAGCAATCTGTGCTACTAAAAATTTGAACCTCAAGATCCCAAAGCGAGGACAGCGACTCCGTCTCCAGTAACGAAGAAAGACCAGGGCATCCAACTATCTTCAGGTCTTCAAGAGATTGTCGCAAGGACTCCGTGTTGACGATGAGAGACCAAGGTATCCATCTTGTTCTGGTAGCCCTTTCATGTAGAACTCCGCAGTCGGTCACCCAAAGCTTTTTCAATGAAGGAAGATGATCAGGCAAGTTTCCCCTCAGCTTCGGACAGTTCTCTAAAATGAGCTCCTCAAGACGAGGAAAGCCTGGAGATTGACCTCTACCTGGACTCGACAGCCATTCCTCCCACTCCGGCATCTCTTTGAACTTTAGCTTCTCGAGAGATTGAAATGGTTGACTTACAGAAGCTCCATTACCCCCGTAGAACTTGACACCGATACTCACAACAGTTTTCATCCTTTTTATATAGAGCTCTCTTAGAGCGGGTAACCGCCCAACTGGTGGCAATGAGAAGCAAGTACTACAATCACTAAGACGCATGACTTGTATGTTGGAGAAGGAAGAGTCTCCCAACCAATCCGGAAAGctggttccaccataaaatctgATGGTCAGCTTCACCAGATTTACAGAAGGCTGTAGGCTTTCAAGTACTCGTCTCTCTTTTATGGAATCATCTGCTTCCTCACGGCCCCATGCCAACTCTACTTCGTTGAGATCTTTCTTATCCTTCAAATTGGCCCCCAAGGCATCCATAGGATTGACGACATTTTGCAGATTCAAGATAGATAGTTTTCCTCGAAGCTTGGACAATTGCCCCAGTTCTCCAATGCCACCTGACCCAGCAGATTTCCCCAACACAAAAGCAGTCAATGTTCTCAAACTTTTTAGTCTACCCATT contains the following coding sequences:
- the LOC137735056 gene encoding uncharacterized protein isoform X1, with the protein product MSYPLSCIRTKSMFKPKKQGEMDVESKDGLPQKMYGFKQGFSDVQAGLCPRVLIGNRCWFTKKTRDGEVSWWKQRYELGCISEFDEQETMKTKQEELMEICNGGRDGAAAVSNKNVNAKAFRKHCKVKEWPGTIETQEAMCADSPSKRGKENTLDQSHDVKYWDAAKQDELMETCNAAEMVLLL
- the LOC137735056 gene encoding uncharacterized protein isoform X2, with the translated sequence MDVESKDGLPQKMYGFKQGFSDVQAGLCPRVLIGNRCWFTKKTRDGEVSWWKQRYELGCISEFDEQETMKTKQEELMEICNGGRDGAAAVSNKNVNAKAFRKHCKVKEWPGTIETQEAMCADSPSKRGKENTLDQSHDVKYWDAAKQDELMETCNAAEMVLLL